The Xanthomonas sp. CFBP 8443 genome has a window encoding:
- a CDS encoding response regulator transcription factor produces the protein MRLLVIEDNQNLVANLFDYFEVRGHTLDAAPDGVTGLHLATTQRYDAVVLDWMLPRLDGPQVLRALREQHHAEVPVIMLTARDELPDKIAGFRAGADDYLTKPFALPELEVRLEALLLRANGRGHSKLLRVGDLQLDLGTLEATRGGRTLHLYPACRKLLEVLMQASPAAVTRDRLEHALWGDEPPDGDMLRSHIYDLRRSVDGPFADKLIHTLPRIGYRLAVVGPHEDAHAA, from the coding sequence AAGACAACCAGAACCTGGTCGCGAACCTGTTCGATTACTTCGAGGTTCGCGGCCACACCCTGGATGCGGCGCCGGACGGCGTCACCGGTCTGCACCTGGCCACCACCCAGCGCTACGACGCGGTGGTGCTGGACTGGATGCTGCCGCGCCTGGACGGGCCGCAGGTGCTGCGCGCGCTGCGCGAGCAGCATCACGCCGAAGTGCCGGTGATCATGCTGACCGCGCGCGACGAGCTGCCGGACAAGATCGCCGGCTTCCGCGCCGGCGCCGACGATTACCTGACCAAGCCGTTCGCGCTGCCGGAACTGGAAGTGCGGCTGGAGGCGCTGCTGCTGCGCGCCAACGGCCGCGGCCACAGCAAGCTGCTGCGCGTGGGCGACCTGCAACTGGACCTGGGCACGCTGGAGGCGACCCGCGGCGGCCGCACGCTGCACCTGTACCCGGCCTGCCGCAAGCTGCTGGAAGTGCTGATGCAGGCCAGCCCGGCCGCGGTCACCCGCGATCGGCTGGAACATGCGCTGTGGGGCGACGAGCCGCCTGACGGCGACATGCTGCGCTCGCATATCTACGACCTGCGGCGCAGCGTCGACGGCCCGTTCGCCGACAAGCTGATCCACACCCTGCCGCGCATCGGCTACCGGCTCGCGGTGGTGGGACCGCACGAGGACGCGCATGCCGCGTAG
- a CDS encoding HAMP domain-containing sensor histidine kinase: MPRRTGLRQRITLWLVGYAALLSLAVFVHGYIVNDQAEQLTWRSLLSSELEHFLARSAVDPDYRWIDTRTVSLYGDEGGEPLPPTVAALAPGLHDDVPLEGRDKVVLVQDVHGRRLALSLDITELQKHEENLALWMLLSNVIAVLLLGALVAWGLGRVVQPLTDMAQRIGSLRPDRPGQRIEVHPRASAEQVVIADALNDYLLRNDLFVERERAFIDSASHELRTPVAVIGGAAELALEQPDIPPSARNQLLRIRRTASGVGQLISLLLVLAKDPARLARGSDLVRLDQLLPDIVEDHRHLCADKRLQLVLAPLPPCEVLAPLTIVQAAIGNLLRNAIENSDQGVIQIAMPAPGVVRIDDPGHGMAPEEISAIYMRMARGGGGREGSGIGLDLIARLCEHLGWSLQLDSDAGQGTRATLDLRPALKDSRVA, encoded by the coding sequence ATGCCGCGTAGGACCGGGCTGCGGCAGCGCATCACCCTGTGGCTGGTCGGCTATGCGGCGCTGCTGTCGCTGGCGGTGTTCGTGCACGGCTACATCGTCAACGACCAGGCCGAGCAGCTGACCTGGCGCTCGCTGCTGAGCTCGGAACTGGAGCATTTCCTGGCGCGCAGCGCGGTCGATCCGGACTACCGCTGGATCGACACCCGCACCGTGAGCCTGTACGGCGACGAAGGCGGCGAGCCGCTGCCGCCGACGGTGGCGGCCCTGGCGCCGGGCCTGCACGACGACGTGCCGCTGGAAGGCCGCGACAAGGTGGTGCTGGTGCAGGACGTGCACGGCCGCCGCCTGGCGCTGTCGCTGGACATCACCGAACTGCAGAAGCACGAAGAGAACCTGGCGCTGTGGATGCTGCTGTCCAACGTGATCGCGGTGCTGCTGCTCGGCGCGCTGGTGGCCTGGGGCCTGGGCCGCGTGGTGCAGCCGCTCACCGACATGGCGCAGCGCATCGGCAGTCTGCGTCCGGACCGGCCGGGCCAGCGCATCGAGGTGCATCCGCGCGCCAGCGCCGAGCAGGTGGTGATCGCCGATGCGTTGAACGACTACCTGCTGCGCAACGACCTGTTCGTCGAGCGCGAGCGCGCCTTCATCGACAGCGCCAGCCATGAACTGCGCACGCCGGTGGCGGTGATCGGCGGCGCCGCCGAACTGGCGCTGGAGCAGCCCGACATCCCGCCCAGCGCGCGCAACCAGTTGCTGCGCATCCGCCGCACCGCCAGCGGCGTCGGCCAGCTGATCTCGCTGCTGCTGGTGCTGGCCAAGGACCCGGCGCGGCTGGCACGCGGCAGCGACTTGGTGCGGCTGGATCAGCTGCTGCCGGACATCGTCGAGGACCATCGCCACCTGTGCGCCGACAAGCGCCTGCAACTGGTGCTGGCGCCGTTGCCGCCGTGCGAAGTGCTGGCGCCGCTGACGATCGTGCAGGCGGCGATCGGCAACCTGCTGCGCAACGCGATCGAGAACAGCGACCAGGGCGTCATCCAGATCGCGATGCCGGCGCCGGGCGTGGTGCGCATCGACGACCCCGGCCACGGCATGGCGCCGGAGGAGATCAGCGCCATCTACATGCGCATGGCCCGCGGCGGCGGCGGTCGCGAGGGCAGCGGCATCGGCCTGGATCTGATCGCACGCCTGTGCGAGCACCTAGGCTGGTCGCTGCAACTGGATTCGGACGCGGGCCAGGGCACGCGCGCGACATTGGACCTGAGGCCGGCATTGAAGGATTCACGCGTGGCGTAA
- the minE gene encoding cell division topological specificity factor MinE, producing the protein MGLFDFLKAKKTTAETAKNRLQIIIAQERNHRGGPDYLPLLQRELLEVIKKYVNIDADAVKVDLVKDGEHDVLDISVALPEGPTP; encoded by the coding sequence ATGGGACTATTCGACTTCCTCAAGGCCAAGAAGACCACTGCCGAGACCGCCAAGAACCGCCTGCAGATCATCATCGCGCAGGAACGCAACCACCGCGGCGGCCCGGATTACCTGCCGCTGCTGCAGCGCGAACTGCTGGAAGTGATCAAGAAGTACGTCAACATCGACGCCGACGCGGTCAAGGTGGACCTGGTCAAGGACGGCGAACACGACGTGCTCGACATCTCGGTGGCGCTGCCGGAAGGCCCGACGCCGTAA
- the minD gene encoding septum site-determining protein MinD: MAEIIVVTSGKGGVGKTTTSASLACGLARRGKKVAVIDFDVGLRNLDLIMGCERRVVYDFVNVVHGEATLKQSLIKDKRFDNLYVLAASQTRDKDALTQEGVEKVLKDLVAEGFEYIVCDSPAGIEKGAFLAMYFADRAVVVVNPEVSSVRDSDRIIGLLDSKTRKAEEGQTVPAFLLLTRYSPGRVEGGEMLSITDVEEVLGLKAIGVIPESGDVLNASNKGEPVILDGESPAGQAYDDAVARIMGEERPMRFISVEKKGFFTKLFGG, from the coding sequence TTGGCTGAAATTATCGTAGTCACCTCCGGCAAGGGCGGCGTCGGCAAGACCACCACCAGCGCGAGCCTGGCCTGCGGGTTGGCGCGACGCGGCAAGAAGGTCGCGGTGATCGACTTCGACGTGGGCCTGCGCAACCTCGACCTGATCATGGGCTGCGAGCGCCGGGTGGTGTACGACTTCGTCAACGTGGTGCACGGCGAGGCCACGCTCAAGCAGTCGCTGATCAAGGACAAGCGCTTCGACAACCTGTACGTGCTGGCCGCCTCGCAGACCCGCGACAAGGACGCGCTGACCCAGGAAGGCGTGGAGAAGGTGCTCAAGGACCTGGTCGCAGAGGGCTTCGAATACATCGTCTGCGATTCGCCGGCCGGCATCGAGAAGGGCGCGTTCCTGGCGATGTACTTCGCCGACCGCGCGGTGGTCGTGGTCAACCCGGAAGTGTCCTCTGTGCGCGACTCCGACCGCATCATCGGCCTGCTCGACTCCAAGACCCGCAAGGCCGAGGAAGGCCAGACCGTGCCGGCATTCCTGCTGCTGACCCGCTACAGCCCGGGACGGGTGGAAGGCGGCGAGATGCTCAGCATCACCGACGTGGAGGAAGTGCTGGGCCTGAAGGCGATCGGCGTGATCCCCGAGTCCGGCGACGTGCTCAACGCCTCCAACAAGGGCGAGCCGGTGATCCTCGACGGCGAATCCCCGGCCGGCCAGGCCTACGACGACGCCGTGGCCCGGATCATGGGCGAAGAGCGCCCGATGCGCTTCATCTCCGTGGAGAAGAAGGGCTTCTTCACCAAGTTGTTCGGAGGGTGA
- the minC gene encoding septum site-determining protein MinC has protein sequence MSSVTLDFEQAGELKIGQVGIANLRIRTLDVARLTQEMRERVQRAPKLFGRAAVIIDFGGLAQAPDTATARALLEGLREAGVLPVALAYGTREIEQLSEALGLPLLAKFRAQYERIEGGAPAAAPTPVSPPPPPPAPAARPQPGRMQKTAVRSGQQLYAENCDLTVVATVGAGAEVISDGSIHIYGSLRGRALAGAQGNTEARIFCRDFHAELVAIAGHYKVLDDIPKELRGKAVQVWLEQDQIKIAAQD, from the coding sequence GTGTCGTCGGTGACCCTGGATTTCGAGCAGGCGGGCGAACTGAAGATCGGCCAGGTCGGCATCGCCAACCTGCGCATCCGCACCCTGGACGTGGCGCGCCTGACCCAGGAGATGCGCGAGCGCGTGCAGCGCGCGCCCAAGCTGTTCGGCCGTGCCGCGGTGATCATCGATTTCGGCGGCCTGGCGCAGGCGCCGGACACCGCCACCGCCCGCGCGCTGCTGGAAGGCCTGCGCGAGGCCGGCGTGCTGCCGGTGGCGCTGGCCTACGGCACCCGCGAGATCGAGCAGCTGTCCGAAGCGCTGGGCCTGCCGCTGCTGGCCAAGTTCCGCGCCCAGTACGAACGCATCGAGGGCGGCGCCCCCGCGGCGGCGCCCACCCCGGTCTCGCCGCCCCCGCCCCCGCCCGCCCCTGCGGCGCGCCCGCAGCCGGGGCGCATGCAGAAGACCGCGGTGCGCTCGGGCCAGCAGCTGTATGCGGAGAACTGCGACCTGACCGTGGTGGCCACGGTCGGCGCCGGCGCCGAGGTGATCTCCGACGGCAGCATCCACATCTACGGCAGCCTGCGCGGACGCGCGCTGGCCGGCGCCCAGGGCAACACCGAGGCGCGGATCTTCTGCCGCGATTTCCACGCCGAACTGGTCGCCATTGCCGGCCATTACAAGGTGCTGGACGATATTCCCAAGGAACTGCGCGGCAAGGCCGTGCAGGTCTGGCTGGAGCAGGACCAGATCAAGATCGCCGCGCAAGACTGA
- a CDS encoding GNAT family N-acetyltransferase translates to MSIVIRDVREHELDSVLALNNNAGLAILPLDSAKLHRFYETAEYFRVAERDGNLAGFLVGFGGDGDHDSSNFAWFRERYPAFFYIDRIVVASRRRGGGVGRAFYADVQSYAELRYPQLACEVFLDHGADAALLFHGSFGFREVGQNTMNEVEVRASMLLKDLCSYAWVRETYGEQLPDLPWVGHARRLQRAQRPTGT, encoded by the coding sequence ATGTCGATCGTCATCCGCGACGTGCGCGAGCACGAGCTCGATTCGGTCCTGGCCCTGAACAACAACGCCGGACTGGCGATCCTGCCGCTGGATTCGGCCAAGCTGCACCGCTTCTACGAGACCGCAGAATACTTCCGCGTCGCCGAGCGCGACGGCAACCTGGCCGGCTTCCTGGTCGGTTTCGGCGGCGATGGCGATCACGACAGCAGCAATTTCGCCTGGTTCCGCGAACGCTACCCGGCGTTCTTCTACATCGACCGCATCGTGGTGGCCAGCCGCCGCCGCGGCGGCGGTGTCGGCCGGGCGTTCTATGCCGACGTGCAGAGCTATGCCGAACTGCGCTACCCGCAGCTGGCCTGCGAGGTTTTCCTGGACCATGGCGCGGATGCGGCGCTGCTGTTCCATGGCAGCTTCGGTTTCCGCGAAGTGGGCCAGAACACGATGAACGAGGTGGAGGTGCGTGCCAGCATGCTGTTGAAAGATCTGTGCAGTTACGCCTGGGTCCGCGAGACCTACGGCGAGCAGTTGCCCGACCTGCCCTGGGTCGGCCATGCCCGCCGCCTGCAACGGGCCCAGCGCCCGACCGGGACCTGA
- a CDS encoding sensor histidine kinase, which yields MLESLSHARVLRYAGLFTWAVICMPLLYLYWEPVEESSRMPSGEVWLLLASYLGFGLGYFLLTWRLHSGAGARWYGRGVLVLLTVCALAVGYLHRSGLGSILMMVAAGVIPWLLPVRAGVAWLLLSQLAVLPVYLVMGFPVFEALMQSLLYGGFSMFIFVTSLVARQQVQAREEQRQLNAELRATRALLAESARINERTRISRELHDLLGHHLTALSLNLEVAGHITEGRAQEHVHQAHTLAKLLLTDVREAVSQLRDSGAIDLAAALRPLAERVPSLQIHLQVDEPLTVEDPERAHVLLRCTQEIITNTVRHAHADNLWIQVRRDGPLVVIHAHDDGRGCEALLPGNGLRGMRERLSQYGGSLEIDAPQGAGFRLRAAVPSAAALLPSAVPQGVL from the coding sequence ATGTTGGAGTCTCTCAGTCACGCCCGCGTCCTGCGCTATGCCGGCCTGTTCACCTGGGCCGTCATCTGCATGCCGTTGCTGTACCTGTACTGGGAGCCGGTCGAGGAATCGAGCCGGATGCCCAGCGGCGAGGTGTGGCTGCTGCTGGCCAGCTACCTGGGCTTCGGCCTGGGCTACTTCCTGCTGACCTGGCGCCTGCACAGCGGCGCCGGCGCGCGCTGGTACGGCCGCGGCGTGCTGGTGCTGCTGACCGTGTGCGCGCTGGCGGTCGGCTATCTGCACCGTTCCGGGCTGGGCAGCATCCTGATGATGGTGGCAGCCGGGGTCATCCCGTGGCTGCTGCCGGTGCGCGCCGGCGTGGCCTGGCTGCTGCTGAGCCAACTGGCGGTGCTGCCGGTGTACCTGGTGATGGGCTTCCCGGTGTTCGAGGCGCTGATGCAGTCGCTGCTGTACGGCGGCTTCTCGATGTTCATCTTCGTCACCAGCCTGGTCGCGCGGCAGCAGGTCCAGGCCCGCGAGGAGCAGCGCCAGCTCAACGCCGAGCTGCGCGCCACCCGCGCGCTGCTGGCCGAAAGCGCCCGCATCAACGAGCGCACCCGCATCTCGCGCGAGTTGCACGACCTGCTCGGCCACCACCTGACCGCGCTGAGCCTGAACCTGGAAGTGGCCGGCCACATCACCGAGGGCCGCGCCCAGGAGCACGTGCACCAGGCGCATACCCTGGCCAAGCTGTTGCTCACCGACGTGCGCGAAGCGGTCAGCCAGCTGCGCGACAGCGGCGCGATCGACCTGGCCGCCGCCCTGCGGCCGCTGGCCGAGCGGGTGCCGTCGCTGCAGATCCACCTGCAGGTGGACGAGCCGCTGACCGTCGAGGACCCGGAGCGCGCGCATGTCTTGCTGCGCTGCACCCAGGAAATCATCACCAACACGGTGCGCCACGCCCACGCCGACAACCTGTGGATCCAGGTGCGTCGCGACGGCCCGCTGGTGGTGATCCACGCCCACGACGATGGCCGCGGCTGCGAGGCCCTGCTGCCGGGCAACGGCCTGCGCGGCATGCGCGAGCGGCTGAGCCAGTATGGTGGCAGCCTGGAGATCGATGCGCCGCAGGGCGCGGGCTTTCGCCTGCGTGCCGCGGTTCCGAGCGCGGCCGCGTTGCTGCCGTCCGCCGTTCCACAAGGAGTGCTGTGA
- a CDS encoding response regulator transcription factor, whose translation MIRVCLVDDQTLVRQGIRSLLALDGGIEVIAEANDGRQAVELIPQVKPDVVLMDMRMPAMSGLEALQMLSRNGTLPPTIILTTFDDDQLVLAGLKAGAKGYLLKDVSLEQLVGAIRAVAAGGSLVQPAVTQRLLSGLEHMRNDFVSLDRPDPLTDRETEILRLMASGFSNKEIANSLGVAEGTIKNHVSNILSKLGVRDRTRAVLKAFELQLV comes from the coding sequence ATGATCCGTGTCTGCCTGGTCGACGACCAAACCCTGGTGCGGCAGGGGATCCGCTCGCTGCTGGCGCTGGACGGCGGGATCGAGGTGATCGCCGAGGCCAACGATGGCCGCCAGGCGGTGGAGCTGATCCCGCAGGTGAAGCCGGACGTGGTGCTGATGGACATGCGCATGCCGGCGATGTCCGGGCTGGAGGCGCTGCAGATGCTGTCGCGCAACGGCACGCTGCCGCCGACCATCATCCTGACCACCTTCGACGACGACCAGCTGGTGCTGGCCGGACTCAAGGCCGGGGCCAAGGGCTACCTGCTCAAGGACGTGTCGCTGGAACAACTGGTCGGCGCGATCCGCGCGGTGGCCGCCGGCGGCTCGCTGGTGCAGCCGGCGGTGACCCAGCGCCTGCTGTCGGGCCTGGAGCACATGCGCAACGACTTCGTCAGCCTGGACCGGCCGGACCCGTTGACCGACCGCGAGACCGAGATCCTGCGCTTGATGGCCAGCGGCTTCTCCAACAAGGAGATCGCCAATTCGCTGGGCGTGGCCGAGGGCACGATCAAGAACCACGTGTCCAACATCCTGTCCAAGCTGGGCGTGCGCGACCGCACCCGGGCGGTACTGAAGGCGTTCGAGCTGCAGTTGGTCTGA
- a CDS encoding polyketide cyclase: MTRIIEFLIALGIVAGLFVLVGLVLPSERHMSESVETNRRMTIVYDTVNSLRRFKDWNPLVLRDPRIQLKLSGPEAGVGARLDYASNEGYIGKGSWTITSTEKNKQVVIGIEDESKGTDKSTSFKLEPTGKSGRNVKITQDYTVKYGWDLFGRYAGLYVSRHVGDDIKLGLSRLSNVLATVPNVDYRAEETPLKDLKIVDVPAEDLLVVNAGNIDRDNEAIKKSIKDNQEWIKRVMDANGLEAAGPVRIVTTDFGSDKYAFDVSQPVRKRAGGAPKPDAAAKPEEKKDDAAAAAPAAPVDATPVAASGEPLKLTIPQGAPVTYLRTEAHRSAFAGYAGHMAGLDAARNAVRAWAATSGYDVTDRPYEAWKGGVDKSFTPEGTYDIYWAIK, translated from the coding sequence ATGACCCGTATTATCGAATTCCTGATCGCACTGGGGATCGTGGCTGGCCTGTTCGTCCTCGTTGGCCTGGTGTTGCCCTCGGAGCGTCACATGTCCGAGAGCGTCGAGACCAACCGGCGCATGACCATCGTCTATGACACGGTTAACAGCCTGCGTCGGTTCAAGGACTGGAACCCTCTGGTGCTGCGCGATCCGCGTATCCAACTGAAGCTTTCCGGCCCCGAAGCTGGCGTCGGCGCCCGTCTCGACTACGCCTCCAACGAGGGCTACATCGGCAAGGGCAGCTGGACCATCACCTCGACCGAGAAGAACAAGCAGGTCGTCATCGGCATCGAAGACGAGAGCAAGGGCACCGACAAGTCCACGTCGTTCAAGCTCGAGCCGACCGGCAAGAGCGGCCGCAACGTCAAGATCACCCAGGACTACACGGTCAAGTACGGTTGGGACCTGTTCGGTCGCTACGCCGGCCTGTACGTGAGCCGCCATGTCGGCGACGACATCAAGCTGGGCCTGTCGCGGCTGAGCAACGTGCTGGCCACCGTGCCGAACGTCGACTACCGCGCCGAGGAAACCCCGTTGAAGGACCTGAAGATCGTCGACGTTCCGGCCGAGGATCTGCTGGTGGTCAACGCCGGCAACATCGACCGCGACAACGAGGCCATCAAGAAGTCCATCAAGGACAACCAGGAGTGGATCAAGCGGGTGATGGACGCCAACGGCCTGGAAGCGGCCGGTCCGGTGCGCATCGTCACCACCGACTTCGGTTCCGACAAGTACGCCTTCGACGTCAGCCAGCCGGTGCGCAAGCGTGCCGGTGGCGCGCCGAAGCCGGATGCGGCGGCCAAGCCGGAAGAGAAGAAGGACGACGCGGCGGCGGCGGCTCCTGCGGCCCCGGTCGACGCGACCCCGGTCGCCGCCAGCGGCGAGCCGCTGAAGCTGACCATCCCGCAGGGCGCGCCGGTCACCTACCTGCGTACCGAAGCGCACCGTTCCGCGTTCGCCGGCTACGCCGGCCACATGGCGGGCCTGGATGCGGCGCGCAACGCGGTCCGCGCCTGGGCCGCGACCAGCGGCTACGACGTGACCGACCGTCCGTACGAGGCCTGGAAGGGCGGCGTGGACAAGTCGTTCACGCCGGAAGGCACGTACGACATCTACTGGGCGATCAAGTAA
- a CDS encoding DUF423 domain-containing protein: protein MLNFDRRARKRSWLACAGGLLAAAAIGLSAYASHGVAEPLAQSHLQTAALYAFGHGLALAALARSSERLLGRAALALLLLGTLLFSGSLAGNALAQWPTKLAPVGGTTLMLGWVLWALDALRR from the coding sequence ATGCTGAATTTCGATCGTCGTGCGCGCAAACGCTCCTGGCTGGCCTGCGCCGGCGGCCTGCTGGCGGCTGCCGCGATCGGCCTGTCCGCCTACGCCTCGCACGGCGTGGCCGAGCCGCTGGCGCAGTCGCACCTGCAGACCGCGGCGCTGTACGCGTTCGGCCATGGCCTGGCGCTGGCGGCACTGGCCCGCAGCAGCGAACGCCTGCTCGGCCGCGCCGCGTTGGCGCTGTTGCTGCTCGGCACGCTGCTGTTCTCCGGCAGCCTGGCCGGCAACGCGCTGGCGCAATGGCCGACCAAGCTGGCCCCGGTCGGCGGGACGACGCTGATGCTGGGCTGGGTGCTGTGGGCGCTGGATGCGCTGAGGCGGTAG
- a CDS encoding DNA-3-methyladenine glycosylase, with translation MPSYPRGFDTQAAYEHLSRRDRKLGAWMRRIGPIAPQPGWSKRFDPVDALARAILFQQLSGKAAASIVGRVEAAIGSARLHADTLARIDDPGLRACGVSGNKALALRDLARREAAGEIPGLRQMATMHQDAIVAALLPIRGIGRWTVEMMLMFRLGRPDLLPVDDLAIRKGAQRVDKLELPPTPKALLARGERWAPYRSYASFYLWRIAHVELAAMTKTPTPRSQE, from the coding sequence GTGCCCAGCTATCCGCGCGGGTTCGATACCCAGGCCGCCTACGAGCACCTGAGCCGGCGCGACCGCAAGCTCGGCGCGTGGATGCGCCGGATCGGCCCGATCGCGCCGCAACCGGGCTGGTCCAAGCGCTTCGATCCGGTCGATGCGCTGGCGCGCGCGATCCTGTTCCAGCAACTCAGCGGCAAGGCCGCGGCCAGCATCGTCGGCCGCGTCGAGGCGGCGATCGGCAGTGCCCGGCTGCACGCCGACACGCTGGCGCGGATCGACGATCCCGGCCTGCGCGCCTGCGGCGTATCCGGCAACAAGGCCCTGGCGCTGCGCGACCTGGCGCGGCGCGAGGCGGCCGGCGAGATTCCCGGCCTGCGGCAGATGGCGACGATGCACCAGGACGCGATCGTGGCGGCGCTGCTGCCGATCCGCGGCATCGGGCGCTGGACGGTCGAGATGATGCTGATGTTCCGCCTCGGCCGCCCCGACCTGCTGCCGGTGGATGACCTAGCCATCCGCAAGGGCGCCCAGCGCGTGGACAAGCTGGAACTGCCGCCGACCCCGAAGGCCCTGCTGGCCCGCGGCGAGCGCTGGGCGCCGTACCGCAGCTACGCCAGCTTTTATCTGTGGCGCATCGCCCACGTGGAGCTGGCGGCGATGACCAAGACGCCGACGCCGCGCTCGCAGGAGTAG
- a CDS encoding FAD-binding oxidoreductase, whose amino-acid sequence MDEHIDTRRRAATAALFGAGAALVLPGCRRDSADPPQVSDIAGIDRTAVARIARPRSVAEVAALLRDSQGAVSIGGARYSMGGQIGAAGSLHLDLRELVGLVKLDPAAQRIRVRSGMRWRDLQDLIDPHDLAIAVMQSYSNFSVGGSVAVNCHGRYLHAGPIAHTVQALQLVDAQGQVHELDRERDAELFSAAIGGYGGLGVVTEVELALARNDMLERHAQHVALADYPAFFAERIAADPRAVLHNADLLPPQFDRPLAVTWLRSDATTTDTRRLVPRGQDYAREQNLIWAASELPLGESLRERYQTAPLLHTPSVMRRNCQASLDARSLEPRTRRMSTYLLQEYFLPLPAFAAFAREMSAILRRHDVNALNISIRHSPADTVSLLRWAPQPVFSFVLYYKQRSGAAPDRAAEVWTRQLIDAALAHGGRYYLPYRLHATPHQFAAAYPEAEAFARIKRRIDPQHRFRNRLWDKYLPA is encoded by the coding sequence ATGGACGAGCACATCGACACCCGGCGTCGCGCCGCAACCGCCGCCCTGTTCGGCGCGGGCGCCGCATTGGTGCTGCCGGGATGCCGGCGCGACAGCGCCGACCCGCCGCAGGTCAGCGACATCGCCGGCATCGACCGCACCGCGGTCGCGCGCATCGCGCGGCCGCGCAGCGTAGCCGAGGTCGCCGCGCTGCTGCGCGACAGCCAGGGCGCGGTCTCGATCGGCGGCGCGCGTTACAGCATGGGCGGGCAGATCGGCGCCGCCGGCTCGCTGCACCTGGACCTGCGCGAACTCGTCGGCCTGGTGAAGCTGGATCCGGCCGCGCAGCGCATCCGTGTGCGCAGCGGCATGCGCTGGCGCGACCTGCAGGACCTCATCGACCCGCACGATCTGGCGATCGCGGTGATGCAGAGCTACAGCAACTTCAGCGTCGGCGGCTCGGTCGCGGTCAACTGCCATGGCCGCTACCTGCATGCCGGGCCGATCGCGCACACCGTGCAGGCGCTGCAGCTGGTCGATGCGCAAGGCCAGGTGCACGAACTCGACCGCGAGCGCGACGCCGAGCTGTTTTCGGCGGCGATCGGCGGCTACGGCGGGCTGGGCGTGGTCACCGAAGTGGAACTGGCGCTGGCCCGCAACGACATGCTGGAACGGCACGCGCAGCACGTGGCGCTGGCGGACTATCCGGCCTTCTTCGCCGAACGCATCGCCGCCGACCCGCGCGCGGTACTGCACAACGCCGACCTGCTGCCGCCGCAGTTCGACCGCCCGCTGGCGGTGACCTGGCTGCGCAGCGACGCCACGACCACCGACACGCGCCGGCTGGTGCCGCGCGGACAGGACTACGCGCGCGAACAGAACCTGATCTGGGCGGCCTCGGAACTGCCGCTGGGCGAGTCGTTGCGCGAGCGCTACCAGACCGCACCGCTGCTGCACACGCCGTCGGTGATGCGCCGCAACTGCCAGGCCAGCCTGGATGCGCGCTCGCTGGAACCGCGCACGCGGCGCATGTCCACCTATCTGCTGCAGGAGTACTTCCTGCCGCTGCCGGCCTTCGCCGCCTTTGCGCGCGAGATGAGCGCGATCCTGCGCCGCCACGACGTCAACGCGCTCAACATCTCGATCCGCCACTCGCCTGCCGACACCGTGTCGTTGCTGCGCTGGGCGCCGCAGCCGGTGTTCTCCTTCGTGCTGTACTACAAGCAGCGCAGCGGCGCCGCCCCGGACCGGGCCGCGGAGGTGTGGACCCGGCAGCTGATCGACGCGGCGCTGGCGCACGGCGGCCGCTACTACCTGCCGTACCGGCTGCATGCCACCCCGCACCAGTTCGCCGCGGCCTATCCCGAAGCCGAGGCGTTCGCGCGGATCAAGCGCCGCATCGATCCGCAGCACCGCTTCCGCAACCGGCTGTGGGACAAGTACCTGCCGGCGTGA